The Gemmatimonadaceae bacterium region TCTCACGCAGCGCCATCTGGATCCGTCGCGAGCCTTTCCGGTGACGTCCACCGGACACGCCGATTTGGTCGAGACCCAGAATGGCGAGTGGTGGGCTGTTTTTCTCGGCACGCGGCCGTACGCGAACGACACCTACAACATCGGGCGTGAGACGTTCCTGTTGCCCGTGCGGTGGGAGAACGGCTGGCCGGTGATTCTATCGGGCAAGGAGACGGTTCCATACGCTCTGACGCGGCCCAAGCTTCCCGTGAGCAGCGCGTCGATTGCGATGGGCGGCGGCAACTTCGACGTGCGCGACGATTTTTCCGGGGCGACGCTCGCCAACTATTGGACGTTCATGCGAACCGTTCGGCAGACGTGGTACGATCTCACGTCGAGGCCGGGTTGGCTCACCATCCAAGCGCGCGGCGACGACATCAGCGGTCCGGGCCAGCCGTCGTTCGTCGGACGGCGCCAGCAACACATCGTCGCCACCGCGTCGACGGCGATGCGCTTCGACCCCGAGCGGCCGGGCGACAAGGCGGGGCTGGTGGCGTTCCAGAACGAGACGCACCACTACTTCATCGGCGTCGCCCGCTCCGGTGACTCGACGGTCATCCGCGTCGAGATGTCCGACGGGGCACGCGCCAAGGACAGCGTGCTCGCGAGCGCGCCACTCGGCATGCCGGCGGGCGGCACCGTGTTCCTCAAGATCGACGCACGCGGCGGCCGATACGATTTCTCTTTTGGTCGTCGCGCCGGTGAGTGGATTCCGCTCCTCCGCGACGCGGACGGCACGATCCTCAGCACCAAGCACGCCGGCGGCTTCGTCGGCACGATGTTGGGCATGTACGCGTACGCATCTCCGTGAGCTCGACGGACACCGAACGTTTCACGCTGGCGAACCGAAACGGCGTCGAGATCGATTTCATCGCGCGCGGCGGGACGATCACATCGGTTCGCGTGCCCGATCGCCGCGGCCATTTCGCGGACGTCGTGACGGGTTTCGACAGGGCGGACGAGTACCCGAACGACGGTCGCTACATGGGCTGCCTCGTCGGACGCTTCGCGAACCGGATTGCCGGCGGACGTTTCTCGCTCGACGGCGTCGAATACCCGTTGCCGCTCAACAACGGCGAGAATCAGCTGCACGGCGGCCCCTGCGGATTCTCGAGCCGGACCTGGCGGGTCGCGCCCTTTCGGCGTTCGGGCATTTCCGGCGCGGTGCTGGCGCTGGAGAGCGACGCGGGAGATCAAGGCTATCCCGGCCAGTTGCTCGCGCGCGTCACGTACGCGCTGGGTGACGACAACGCGCTCACGGTGTCGTACAGCGCGGTCACCGATGCGCCGACCGTCGTCAACCTCACGCAGCACTCGTACTTCAACCTCGCGGGCCACGACGCAGGCGACATACTGGGGCACGAGCTCGAGATCGACGCGACGTACATCACGCCGGTCGACGACCATCAGATCCCCACCGGCGCGTTCCGAGGCGTGCGCGGATCGGCGTTCGATTTTCTGACGGCCCACGAAATCGGCGAGCGGATCGTCGACGACGACGAACAGCTGCGGATCGGCGGCGGCGGCGGCGGTTACGATCACAACTTCGTCCTGAATCACTCATTGAATAGGGCGCAGGGCCCCGCGCCTGCGTTCGCGGCCCGGCTGCGCGATCCGGAGAGCGGACGCGCGCTGGAGATTTCGACGACCGAGCCGGGGCTCCAGGTGTACACCGGCAACCATTTGGATCGCGGCCGGCCTGGAAAAGGCGGCCATCGCTATCAGCGCTACGGCGCGATCGCTCTCGAAACGCAGCATTTTCCCGACTCGCCGAACCAGCCGCAGTTTCCGACGACCGTACTGCGCCCCGGCGAGGAATTCCTTTCCACGACCGTCTACCGATTCTCAACGACATGAGACGACCCGGCTCGAGTCTCCGCGCGTTCGGAATGTCCGTGCTGTTCGTGTGGCCGCTCACCGTGCATGCGCAGCGCGCCACGCCGGCGTACCTCGACCAATCGTTGACGTTCGAAGCGCGCGCCAAAGACCTGGTGTCGCGCATGACGCTCGAGGAAAAAGTCGCGCAGATGAACGACGTCGCGCCGGCGATTTCTCGGCTCAACGTGCCCGAGTACAACTGGTGGAACGAGGCGCTGCACGGCGTCGCGCGGTCGGGGCTCGCGACGGTGTTCCCGCAGGCCATCGGACTGGCGGCGACCTGGAACGACAGCCTCATGCTGCGCGTCGCGACCGTCATCTCCGATGAAGCGCGCGCCAAGTACCACGACTACATCCGGCACGACAGCCATCAGCGCTATCAAGGCCTCACGTTCTGGTCGCCGAACATCAACCTCTTTCGCGACCCGCGCTGGGGCCGCGGCCAGGAAACGTACGGCGAGGACCCGTTTCTCACGGGGACGATGGGCATTCAGTTCATCCGCGGATTGCAGGGGAACGATCCGAAATACCTCAAGACCGTGTCGACGGTGAAGCATTTCGCGGTGCACAGCGGTCCCGAGCCCGAACGCCACACGTTCGACGCGGTGGTGAGCGAGCGCGATCTGCGCGAGAGCTACCTGCCGCACTTCGAGATGGGCATCAAGGACGCCGGCGCGTACTCGCTCATGTGCGCGTACAACAGCATCGACGGCAAGCCGGCGTGCGCGAGCGACATGCTTCTGCGCGACATTCTGCGCGGCGAATGGAAGTTCCCCGGCTACGTCGTGAGCGATTGTGGAGCGATCGACGACATTCATAGGCGCCACAAATTCGCCGCCACCCCGG contains the following coding sequences:
- a CDS encoding aldose epimerase family protein, translated to MSSTDTERFTLANRNGVEIDFIARGGTITSVRVPDRRGHFADVVTGFDRADEYPNDGRYMGCLVGRFANRIAGGRFSLDGVEYPLPLNNGENQLHGGPCGFSSRTWRVAPFRRSGISGAVLALESDAGDQGYPGQLLARVTYALGDDNALTVSYSAVTDAPTVVNLTQHSYFNLAGHDAGDILGHELEIDATYITPVDDHQIPTGAFRGVRGSAFDFLTAHEIGERIVDDDEQLRIGGGGGGYDHNFVLNHSLNRAQGPAPAFAARLRDPESGRALEISTTEPGLQVYTGNHLDRGRPGKGGHRYQRYGAIALETQHFPDSPNQPQFPTTVLRPGEEFLSTTVYRFSTT